The following are encoded together in the Zingiber officinale cultivar Zhangliang chromosome 8A, Zo_v1.1, whole genome shotgun sequence genome:
- the LOC122008850 gene encoding carotenoid 9,10(9',10')-cleavage dioxygenase-like — MDGAMGTVDEKLILEKEKKNGGIVMVNPKPKKGLVSKTVDLIERVLVALMYDSKAPLHYLSGNFAPARDETPPARDLPVRGSLPGCLNGEFVRVGPNPKFVPVAGYHWFDGDGMIHGMRIKDGKATYVSRYVKTSRLKQEEHFGGAKFMKIGDLKGLFGLFMVQMQLLRAKLKVLDVSYGIGTANTALIYHHGKLLALSEGDKPYVVKVLEDGDLQTLGLLDYEKKLKHSFTAHPKVDPFTGEMFTFGYSQTAPYVTYRVITKDGEMLDPVPITIPAAIMMHDFAITENYAIFMDLPLYFTPKDMVKGKLIFNFDATKKAHFGILPRYAKDDRLIRWFELPNCFIFHNANAWEEGDEVVLITCRLQNPDLDQVNGPVKDHLENFTNELYEMRFNMKNGAASQKRLSVSAVDFPRINENYTGRKQRYVYGTILDSIAKVTGIIKFDLHLEPETGKKKLEIGGNIKGIFDLGPGRYGSEAVFVPRQSGITSEEDDGYLIFFVHDENTGKSAVNVIDAKTMSAEPVAIVELPHRVPYGFHAFFVTEDQLQRQTES, encoded by the exons ATGGACGGCGCCATGGGAACTGTGGACGAGAAGCTGATTcttgagaaggagaagaagaacggAGGCATCGTGATGGTGAACCCGAAGCCGAAGAAAGGGTTGGTGTCGAAGACGGTTGACCTAATCGAGCGCGTGCTCGTCGCCCTGATGTACGattccaaggctccccttcactaCCTTTCCGGCAACTTCGCTCCCGCCCGCGATGAGACCCCGCCCGCCCGCGACCTGCCCGTCCGCGGATCCCTGCCC GGATGTTTGAATGGGGAATTTGTCAGGGTAGGACCTAATCCCAAGTTTGTTCCTGTGGCTGGCTATCACTG GTTTGATGGCGATGG AATGATTCATGGTATGCGCATCAAAGACGGAAAAGCAACTTATGTTTCACGTTATGTCAAAACATCACGTCTTAAACAAGAAGAACATTTCGGAGGAGCAAAATTTATGAAG ATTGGGGATCTCAAAGGACTGTTTGGATTGTTCATGGTCCAAATGCAACTTCTTAGAGCAAAATTGAAAGTACTAGATGTTTCATATGGCATAGGGACAG CTAATACAGCTCTAATATATCATCATGGGAAACTTTTGGCTTTGTCAGAAGGTGATAAGCCAT ATGTTGTTAAAGTCctagaagatggagatcttcaaACCCTCGGTTTGTTGGATTATGAGAAGAAGTTGAAACATTCATTTACTGCTCATCCGAAGGTTGATCCATTCACCG GTGAAATGTTTACCTTTGGCTACTCACAGACAGCACCCTATGTTACTTATCGAGTCATTACTAAAGATGGTGAAATGCTTGATCCAGTACCAATAACAATACCCGCTGCCATTATGATGCATGATTTTGCTATCACTGAAAATTACGCCATCTTTATGGATCTGcctttgtactttacaccgaag GACATGGTGAAAGGAAAACTCATATTTAATTTTGATGCTACAAAGAAAGCTCATTTCGGTATACTTCCTAGATATGCAAAGGATGACCGACTGATTAGATGGTTTGAGCTTCCAAATTGCTTTATATTTCACAATG CAAATGCTTGGGAGGAAGGCGATGAGGTTGTTTTAATAACCTGCCGCCTTCAGAATCCTGATTTGGACCAGGTAAATGGACCTGTCAAAGATCATCTTGAGAATTTCACAAATGAGCT GTATGAGATGAGATTTAATATGAAAAATGGTGCCGCATCACAGAAGAGACTTTCTGTCTCTGCGGTTGATTTTCCAAGGATCAACGAGAACTACACTGGAAG GAAACAACGATATGTGTATGGCACTATACTAGACAGCATCGCAAAGGTAACGGGCATAATTAAATTTGATCTGCATCTGGAGCCAGAAACTGGTAAAAAGAAGCTTGAGATTGGAGGAAATATTAAAGGAATATTTGATCTTGGACCGGGACGATATGGCTCCGAGGCAGTATTTGTGCCACGCCAATCTGGGATTACATCAGAAGAGGACGATGGCTACTTAATCTTCTTCGTTCATGATGAGAACACAGG GAAATCAGCAGTCAATGTAATAGACGCGAAGACGATGTCCGCAGAGCCGGTGGCAATTGTTGAACTTCCACACAGGGTGCCCTATGGGTTTCATGCCTTCTTTGTAACAGAG GATCAACTTCAACGCCAAACTGAGTCATGA
- the LOC122008854 gene encoding uncharacterized protein LOC122008854 has translation MASADGITSSYVGLSLRRFLFNPSSSSETYAAAAAAADRNPLIGATRVPQQSPPRMKRGIVASAFRGLGCASASASRAYSPAAAAVRSSADWQGRQPWQQRRKNKDRKCQVGGDVWCAPGIPFAAEASVDCVVAHQPMVGRGKPEANERINRERAYVPRRVSHQEQISSSMDSPSNNDTSFFAPELLRSRPLHHFRGHYRTPDGLEEIMMFHTRVLLGGGMEMHDRFRDWRLDVDDMSYEELLELGDKIGHVSTGLREEEILRSLKKGKDSAFDSSVWHHSTEVESKCSICQEEYRMSRETGRLECGHSYHMHCIKQWLLLKNACPVCKTPVLKT, from the exons ATGGCGTCCGCCGACGGCATCACGTCGTCGTACGTTGGCCTCAGCCTCCGCCGGTTTCTCTTCAACCCCTCGTCCTCGTCCGAGACCTACGCCGCGGCGGCCGCCGCCGCCGACCGCAACCCCTTGATCGGCGCGACTCGCGTTCCGCAGCAGTCGCCGCCGAGAATGAAGAGAGGGATTGTGGCGTCGGCCTTCCGCGGGCTTGGATGTGCGTCGGCATCGGCATCGCGAGCTTATTCTCCGGCCGCCGCCGCCGTGAGGTCGTCGGCGGATTGGCAAGGGAGGCAGCCGTGGCAGCAGCGGCGGAAAAATAAGGACAGGAAGTGCCAGGTCGGAGGCGACGTTTGGTGCGCCCCTGGGATACCGTTCGCCGCGGAGGCGTCAGTGGACTGCGTGGTAGCTCACCAGCCGATGGTTGGAAGAGGAAAACCGGAGGCAAACGAGCGGATTAATAGAGAG CGAGCTTACGTTCCCAGAAGGGTCAGCCACCAAGAACAAATCTCATCCTCCATGGATTCTCCCTCAAATAATGACACATCATTCTTTGCACCTGAACTTCTGCGATCAAGGCCCCTGCACCACTTCAGAGGGCATTATCGAACTCCAGATGGACTTGAGGAG ATCATGATGTTCCATACCAGGGTTTTGCTAGGCGGAGGAATGGAAATGCACGACAGATTTCGCGATTGGCGGCTGGATGTCGACGATATGTCATACGAG GAACTTCTCGAGCTGGGTGACAAAATCGGCCATGTGAGCACTGGACTGAGGGAGGAGGAGATTCTACGCAGTCTCAAGAAAGGCAAGGATTCAGCCTTCGATTCTTCGGTATGGCATCACTCGACTGAAGTGGAATCAAAGTGCAGCATTTGTCAA GAAGAATACAGAATGAGTCGCGAGACAGGAAGGCTGGAGTGTGGCCATAGTTACCATATGCATTGTATAAAGCAATGGCTTCTGCTTAAAAATGCTTGCCCTGTCTGCAAAACTCCAGTTCTTAAAACCTAG
- the LOC122008852 gene encoding sugar transport protein MST4: protein MPAAGFSVSSGAAAGSHFEAKITPVVILSCVMAATGGLMFGYDVGISGGVTSMDDFLEKFFPAVYRRKHETTDSNYCKYDNQGLQLFTSSLYLAGLTATFFASYTTRNFGRRPTMLIAGFFFIVGVVFNGAAQDLPMLIVGRILLGCGVGFANQAVPLFLSEIAPTRIRGGLNILFQLNITIGILFANLVNYGTDKIHPWGWRLSLSLAGIPAALLTVGALLVVETPNSLIERGRLEEGKAVLRKIRGTSNVDPEFEEILAASRAANQVKHPFRNLLRRRSRPQLVIAVLLQIFQQFTGINAIMFYAPVLFNTLGFKSDASLYSAVITGAVNVLSTVVSIYAVDRVGRRALLLEAGAQMFVAQVVIAVVLGLKVTDSSDELGRGWAIFVVIMVCTFVSSFAWSWGPLGWLIPSETFPLETRSAGQSVTVCVNLLFTFVIAQAFLSMLCHLKYGIFAFFSAWVLIMSIFVLFFLPETKNVPIEEMADRVWKQHWFWKRFMDDDDDDDVGDLKKNTNNNKGAVNGV, encoded by the exons ATGCCGGCGGCGGGGTTCTCGGTGTCGTCGGGGGCGGCAGCAGGGAGCCACTTCGAGGCCAAGATCACGCCCGTAGTCATCCTTTCTTGCGTCATGGCCGCCACCGGCGGTTTGATGTTTGGATACGACGTTGGAATTTCCG GTGGAGTGACGTCGATGGACGACTTCCTGGAGAAGTTCTTCCCGGCGGTGTATCGTCGGAAGCACGAGACGACGGATAGCAACTACTGCAAGTACGACAACCAGGGCCTGCAGCTGTTCACTTCCTCTCTGTACCTGGCCGGGCTCACGGCCACCTTCTTCGCCTCCTACACGACGCGCAACTTCGGGCGCCGGCCGACCATGCTCATCGCCGGCTTCTTTTTCATCGTCGGCGTCGTCTTCAACGGTGCGGCGCAGGACTTGCCGATGCTGATCGTCGGTAGGATTCTGCTCGGCTGCGGCGTTGGCTTCGCCAACCAGGCCGTTCCTCTGTTTCTCTCAGAGATCGCACCCACCAGAATCCGCGGCGGCCTCAACATCTTGTTCCAGCTCAATATCACCATCGGAATCCTCTTCGCCAATCTCGTCAACTACGGAACCGACAA GATTCATCCGTGGGGATGGCGTCTGTCGTTATCGTTGGCGGGCATCCCGGCGGCGCTGCTGACGGTCGGCGCGCTGCTGGTGGTGGAGACGCCCAACAGCTTGATTGAGCGTGGGCGGCTGGAGGAAGGGAAGGCAGTGCTCCGGAAGATTCGCGGCACCAGCAACGTGGACCCGGAGTTCGAGGAGATCCTCGCGGCCAGCCGCGCCGCCAACCAGGTCAAGCACCCCTTCCGCAACCTCCTCCGCCGCCGGAGCCGCCCGCAGCTCGTCATCGCCGTCCTCCTCCAGATATTCCAGCAGTTCACGGGGATCAACGCCATCATGTTCTACGCGCCGGTTCTGTTCAACACGCTGGGATTCAAGAGCGACGCGTCGCTGTACTCGGCGGTCATCACGGGGGCGGTCAACGTGCTGTCGACGGTGGTGTCCATCTACGCGGTGGACCGGGTGGGGCGGAGGGCGCTGCTGCTGGAGGCGGGCGCGCAGATGTTCGTCGCCCAGGTGGTGATCGCGGTGGTGCTTGGGCTGAAGGTGACGGACAGCTCCGACGAGCTCGGCCGCGGCTGGGCCATCTTCGTCGTCATCATGGTCTGCACCTTCGTCTCCTCCTTCGCATGGTCCTGGGGGCCCCTGGGCTGGCTCATCCCCAGCGAGACCTTCCCGCTGGAGACGCGGTCGGCGGGGCAGAGCGTCACCGTCTGCGTCAACCTCCTCTTCACCTTCGTCATCGCGCAGGCCTTCCTCTCCATGCTCTGCCACCTCAAGTACGGCATCTTCGCCTTCTTCTCCGCCTGGGTCCTCATCATGTCCATCTTCGTCCTCTTCTTCCTTCCCGAGACCAAGAACGTCCCCATCGAGGAGATGGCCGACCGCGTCTGGAAGCAGCACTGGTTTTGGAAACGCTTCATGGAcgatgacgacgacgacgacgtcgGCGATCTCAAGAAGAATACTAACAACAATAAAGGAGCAGTTAATGGAGTGTAG
- the LOC122008851 gene encoding nuclear transcription factor Y subunit A-7-like, which produces MVKHSGMESRPNGTNPIDLSNQTALPAVVSAQPWWCTPLFAAGPASKPALAGDEVAEVHNINGVDGTDGNLGDKDQSLQPTSSAMAPVMPEIIAPQLELGQSLACATYPYNDPYFAGLVATYGAQSLVHPQIIGIPHSRMALPLEMAEEPVYVNAKQYHGILRRRQSRAKAELEKKATKARKPYLHESRHLHAVRRARGCGGRFLNTKKTDEGTAKTETQTPTRPIMSSNSLTSDGSGNTNPPSSIQEATPELKMITSTKDIYQEKSGSQFAYHLKPGEKTEVEDCLRQQHVGILMNQPPNWAVTIQ; this is translated from the exons ATGGTCAAACATAGTGGGATGGAATCACGTCCAAATGGTACAAATCCAATAGATCTGAGCAATCAAACTGCCCTACCTGCCGTAGTCAGTGCACAGCCATGGTGGTGTACTCCTCTTTTTGCTGCTGGACCCGCTTCTAAGCCAGCTTTGGCAGGAGATGAGGTAGCTGAGGTGCATAACATCAATGGAGTCGATGGCACAG ATGGGAATCTTGGAGATAAGGACCAGAGTTTGCAGCCTACTTCTTCAGCTATGGCTCCTGTTATGCCTGAGATTATtgcacctcaacttgaacttggACAATCCCTC GCTTGCGCTACTTATCCATATAATGACCCTTATTTTGCTGGTCTAGTGGCTACTTATGGAGCCCAATCCCTA GTTCATCCTCAAATTATTGGAATACCACACTCTCGCATGGCTTTACCTCTTGAAATGGCAGAGGAGCCAGTTTATGTTAATGCCAAGCAGTACCATGGAATTCTTAGGCGAAGACAATCTCGAGCGAAGGCTGAACTCGAGAAAAAAGCTACTAAAGCTAGAAAG CCATATCTTCATGAGTCACGCCACTTACATGCGGTGAGGAGAGCCAGGGGTTGCGGAGGTCGTTTCCTGAACACCAAGAAGACCGATGAAGGAACTGCTAAAACTGAGACACAGACTCCAACACGGCCAATTATGTCTTCCAACTCCCTGACGTCCGATGGTTCTGGTAACACAAATCCACCAAGTAGCATCCAGGAAGCAACACCTGAATTGAAAATGATCACCAGCACCAAAGATATCTACCAAGAGAAGTCTGGATCCCAATTTGCATATCATCTCAAACCGGGTGAGAAAACTGAAGTTGAGGATTGCTTACGACAGCAGCACGTTGGCATCCTGATGAACCAACCTCCAAACTGGGCCGTCACCATTCAGTGA